The region AATAGCTGATATCCTACCTGTTTTAATTGACCAAAAATAAGTGTATGAACTTATGCCTAGTATAGCGATCACCCCCAGGGCTCTAATACTGAGGAAAATTGAAAGCCTTAAGCACACTTATGAGTGTTTTTCGAATACTCAGCAAATGGCTCTTCATAGCGGTTACAGCTGCTTGTTTATCGTTCTTAACTATTGCTGAGGCGATCTCCGCATGCTCATGAGAGCTTTTCTCAAGCCTGCCTTCCAATACCAATAGAGCTTGCCTTAACCTTTGCCATTGATCGTTCAGATTTTTTACAAAGTTTGCTGCTCTTGGATTTCTGGACATTCTATAAATCAGTTCATGAAATTGAAAATCGAGTTGCAACCACTTTTTTAGAATACTCTCTCTATCTAATTGAGCCAAGTTTTTCTCGCTGAACAATGAAAGCATGCGCTGTGCCGTTTGATATAGTTCTTCTTTCTCATCTTCTGTTCCCCTCTCGATTGCCCACTCAACAATCGCTGATTCCAAAATTTCTTTCAGATCAAAGATTTGTTCAATATCTCTTATGGTCAGTATGAAGACTCTTCGCCTTCCATTGGCACTGGACACTAAGAGACCTTCCTGCTCAAGTTTCTTCAGAGCCTCTCTCACAGGAGCACGACTCATGGAAAGTTTGTTTGCAATTGAATACTCAGATACCAACTCTCCAGGTTTTAGCTCCATCGTTAAAATCAACGTTTTTACGTAGTTATAAGCTCTTTCCCAAGCTTTCTTTTTTTCCATATCCTTGGAGCCTTTCAAAAAAATCACTCCTTGTTTTTAGCTGCCTTTAAAGCCCGATTGTAATTCTCACCAGCAGTATAAGGTGGAACGAAAGCCGTGGCAAGTTTCAAAGGCACGTAACCAGTGTTTACGAATTGATGCTTTTCACCGGCCGGTGCCCAGAGAGCCATATCCTCCGTTATTGGGATCTCACCGTTCTCTGTTACACAAATGCCTTGGCCAGAAACTATGTACATTAATTCAGGTCGATCGTGGGAATGATAATCCGTTTTCGAACCAGGTGGTATTATAGCTATACTGAATAAAAGTTCATTAACTCCTTCTTTATCTGGTGCGAAGAGTACCTTGATGATCCTGCGATACGGTTCAGGAACCTCCACTCCTTTTTCTTCCCACGCTCTTACTACTTTCATCACCTTCAGCCTCCTTTATGATGGAATTGAGTGCCTTCAACATATTTTTCACTTCCCACAAAAGCATCAAAACGCCAGACAGTGGGAGAGGCAAGTACCACCACCACTGTGGCAAACGTAGCATAGGTGTCACAGCCGAAAAGGAAGCCTTAACTATGTCCATTCCGGACTTGATTATGAAGAGTAGGAAAAAGATCACAAGTCCGTGAGTTACTAAGATAGCAGATATTCTGAGGATTTTGCTTTTTGCGAATAATCTTCCCTCCACTTCGATCGCAACATGTGATTTGTCCCTCACCAGTATGGAACTACCAATGAATATCATCCAAACATTCAAGAGGGTCACTAAATCATCGACCACGATTCTTATTCTCAAAAAACGCGCCAGCACTTGCAAAGTTACCATAGTTAAAAGACCAACCAAACAAACCATGGTGAGACCCTTCATCACTTTATAAAGTACACACTCGATCAACTTGATTTTAGACCTCAAGGATATCGAACCTTGCCTTCTCATGGAAAAACTCTCCTTGGAATCCACATAACAAGGCTTGGCCAGTATGTTACAGCCACGAGCACAAGCAAAAGTGCTATTAAGTATGGCCACAGCTCACGTAGAATTTCTTTAAGTGGTGCTTTGGACACAGTTGTTACTGCGTACAAGAGAACTCCGACGGGTGGTGTTAACTGGCCTATCATTAAGTTTAACGTCACCACAACACCAAAATGAACAGGATCTATACCAATAGTGCGAGCTATCGGCAACAAAACAGGAACTGTCAGTAACATGATGCTGATCGTCTCCATGAAACAACCGAGAATCAAAAGAATCACATTTACAGCCAGAAGAAAGAGATAAGGATTGTGAGTCAAGCCACCTAGATACGAGGCAACGAGTTGCGGTGCTTTCATAAGCGTCAGCGAATAGGAAAAAAATGCTGCTGTCCCAACTATGAAGAGTATCTTCACGCTACTCTGAACCGATACCCACAATATTTTTATAAAATCACTCATCTTCAACTCTCTGTATACAATGAAGCCTATGAGAAGGGCATACAAACAAGCAACTATACCTGCCTCTGTGGGGGTAAAGAAACCTGAAAGTATACCGCCGATGATGATTATGAAACTTCCGCTGGCTATCAAGCCATTGAGTAACACTCTAAGAGTTTCACGGAAGGTGTAC is a window of Pseudothermotoga sp. DNA encoding:
- a CDS encoding GntR family transcriptional regulator, which encodes MEKKKAWERAYNYVKTLILTMELKPGELVSEYSIANKLSMSRAPVREALKKLEQEGLLVSSANGRRRVFILTIRDIEQIFDLKEILESAIVEWAIERGTEDEKEELYQTAQRMLSLFSEKNLAQLDRESILKKWLQLDFQFHELIYRMSRNPRAANFVKNLNDQWQRLRQALLVLEGRLEKSSHEHAEIASAIVKNDKQAAVTAMKSHLLSIRKTLISVLKAFNFPQY
- a CDS encoding cupin domain-containing protein, translating into MKVVRAWEEKGVEVPEPYRRIIKVLFAPDKEGVNELLFSIAIIPPGSKTDYHSHDRPELMYIVSGQGICVTENGEIPITEDMALWAPAGEKHQFVNTGYVPLKLATAFVPPYTAGENYNRALKAAKNKE
- a CDS encoding TRAP transporter small permease encodes the protein MRRQGSISLRSKIKLIECVLYKVMKGLTMVCLVGLLTMVTLQVLARFLRIRIVVDDLVTLLNVWMIFIGSSILVRDKSHVAIEVEGRLFAKSKILRISAILVTHGLVIFFLLFIIKSGMDIVKASFSAVTPMLRLPQWWWYLPLPLSGVLMLLWEVKNMLKALNSIIKEAEGDESSKSVGRKRSGGS
- a CDS encoding TRAP transporter large permease, producing the protein LWLHGSWQMVAVAAQRIYWGATSFVLLAVPFFILSGFLMNSSGMTKRITDFAELLVGRFTGGMGHVNVLTSMIFAGMSGSSVADASGVGVIEMEMMRKAGYDEAFSAAITAASATIGPVIPPSIPFVIYGAMTGTSVGKLFLAGIMPGMCMGIALMIAVYIVARKRGYKRIERRYTFRETLRVLLNGLIASGSFIIIIGGILSGFFTPTEAGIVACLYALLIGFIVYRELKMSDFIKILWVSVQSSVKILFIVGTAAFFSYSLTLMKAPQLVASYLGGLTHNPYLFLLAVNVILLILGCFMETISIMLLTVPVLLPIARTIGIDPVHFGVVVTLNLMIGQLTPPVGVLLYAVTTVSKAPLKEILRELWPYLIALLLVLVAVTYWPSLVMWIPRRVFP